A single window of Actinoallomurus bryophytorum DNA harbors:
- a CDS encoding helix-turn-helix domain-containing protein translates to MTERGEGTLTHSTSGRGADEGDTLTIGGTLAKARQEAGLTVTQVADRTRIRETVIKAIERDDYTLCGGNFYTRGHIRSIARVAGLDPEPLIGEYDEAHGGSPQAIPARQAFEPETPVRFRERRAPNWSAAMVVALVLVAIYGIVRVAVGHDEHHAAKRAAAPASAKPATRPSQSAVVVPMPRKDVTVKVKARRASWLNVRDAKGKQLFTGIIRAGQTEQWKSKKRIRLLIGNGGGVRVTVNGKDMGSPGETGQVIRLSYGPRDPLKG, encoded by the coding sequence GTGACCGAGCGCGGCGAGGGGACCCTCACGCACAGCACCTCTGGTCGTGGTGCCGACGAAGGAGACACCTTGACCATCGGTGGCACCCTTGCGAAGGCCCGCCAGGAGGCGGGCCTGACCGTCACGCAGGTGGCCGACCGGACCAGGATCCGCGAGACCGTGATCAAGGCCATCGAACGCGACGACTACACGCTGTGCGGCGGAAACTTCTACACGCGCGGGCACATCCGCAGCATCGCGCGCGTCGCCGGGCTCGACCCGGAACCGCTCATCGGCGAGTACGACGAGGCGCACGGTGGATCACCGCAGGCGATCCCGGCACGGCAGGCGTTCGAACCGGAGACCCCCGTGCGTTTCCGTGAGAGACGGGCGCCGAACTGGAGTGCGGCCATGGTCGTCGCGCTCGTCCTGGTCGCGATCTACGGCATCGTCCGGGTCGCCGTCGGCCACGACGAGCACCACGCGGCCAAACGGGCCGCCGCGCCCGCCTCGGCCAAACCCGCGACCCGCCCCTCGCAGAGCGCCGTCGTGGTGCCGATGCCGCGCAAGGACGTCACCGTCAAGGTCAAGGCCAGGCGCGCGAGCTGGCTCAACGTGCGCGACGCCAAGGGCAAGCAGCTGTTCACCGGCATCATCCGCGCCGGCCAGACCGAGCAGTGGAAGTCCAAGAAGCGCATCCGGCTGCTCATCGGCAACGGCGGCGGCGTACGCGTGACGGTCAACGGCAAGGACATGGGTTCACCTGGTGAGACCGGCCAGGTGATCCGGCTCAGCTACGGTCCGCGGGACCCGCTCAAAGGCTGA
- a CDS encoding FtsK/SpoIIIE family DNA translocase yields MATRTPGGAKGSSGARGGGRTGGSGKPAARRKPASRTTAARKPAARKPAQGRSAAARRPAKNRPKRPDPIAQLIIGIYRIVGGVWVVAAQALGGLVRRFGQSARDLDVEHRRDGLGLANLGLAIVLAAATWWSPESGLIKYFGRAVRDGFGSLAGLLPLMFALLAWRLLRHPEHNSEGGRITIGCGALVGGILGVVHIAHGTPYPNAGEHALQSSGGLIGWLLSAPLTSTLTAWVAVPLLLLVAGFGLLVVTATPVHQVPERLVALRDRLMLRDPIMPEGGPEESEESDRPAKKKRKSDLELGEHKKPYDTPVMAAPDDVTREVEDHSLVDELLSPPEPPDIFEPVEPALPDPTPPPKSTEQLTLSASGAGGDYTLPPVGKLKPGSIVKPRTKANDIVVNALSEVLDQFGVDAQVTGFTRGPTITRYEIELGPAVKVERITALTKNIALAVKSADVRIISPIPGKAAIGVEIPNTDKDIVSLGDTLRSPVAVNDHHPMIVGLGKDVEGRTVVANLAKMPHMLIAGATGAGKSTCINGLITSILMRSTPDEVRMVLVDPKRVELTSYAGVPHLITPIITNPKKAAEALQWVVGEMDRRYDDLAASGYRHIDDFNKGVVAGKLTAPPGSERVYRPYPYLLVIVDELADLMMVAPRDVEDSIVRITQLARAAGIHLVLATQRPSVDVVTGLIKANVPSRLAFATSSLADSRVILDQPGAEKLVGQGDALFLPMGASKPMRLQNAFVSEKEIHDVVEHCKKQAEPDYREDVAAAEQRKKDIDEDIGDDLDLLVQATELIVSTQFGSTSMLQRKLRVGFAKAGRLMDLLESRSIVGPSEGSKARDVLVKPDDLPGVLASLRGE; encoded by the coding sequence ATGGCCACACGTACGCCAGGGGGCGCCAAAGGCTCCTCCGGCGCGCGTGGTGGCGGACGGACCGGTGGGAGCGGCAAGCCGGCGGCGCGCCGCAAGCCCGCGTCCCGCACCACGGCCGCCCGCAAACCGGCGGCTCGCAAACCCGCCCAGGGACGGTCGGCCGCCGCCCGGCGGCCGGCCAAGAACCGTCCCAAACGGCCGGATCCGATCGCCCAGCTGATCATCGGCATCTATCGCATCGTCGGCGGGGTGTGGGTGGTCGCCGCGCAGGCCCTGGGCGGCCTGGTGCGAAGGTTCGGCCAGAGCGCACGCGACCTCGACGTCGAACACCGCCGCGACGGGCTCGGCCTGGCCAACCTCGGCCTGGCCATCGTGCTCGCCGCCGCGACATGGTGGTCGCCGGAGTCCGGTCTGATCAAATACTTCGGCCGGGCCGTACGCGACGGCTTCGGCTCACTCGCCGGGCTGCTGCCGCTGATGTTCGCGCTGCTGGCGTGGCGGCTCCTGCGCCATCCCGAACACAACAGCGAGGGCGGCCGCATCACCATCGGCTGCGGCGCGCTAGTCGGCGGCATCCTCGGTGTCGTCCACATCGCGCACGGCACGCCGTACCCCAACGCGGGCGAGCACGCACTCCAGTCCTCCGGCGGACTCATCGGCTGGCTGCTGTCGGCGCCGCTGACGAGCACGCTGACCGCCTGGGTCGCGGTGCCGCTCCTGCTGCTGGTGGCCGGCTTCGGCCTGCTCGTCGTCACCGCCACACCCGTTCACCAGGTGCCCGAGCGCCTCGTCGCGCTCCGCGACCGGCTCATGCTGCGCGACCCGATCATGCCGGAGGGCGGGCCGGAGGAGAGCGAGGAGAGCGACCGCCCGGCGAAGAAGAAGCGCAAGAGCGACCTGGAGCTGGGCGAGCACAAGAAGCCCTACGACACCCCGGTGATGGCCGCCCCGGACGACGTGACGCGGGAGGTCGAGGACCACAGCCTCGTCGACGAGCTCCTGTCGCCGCCGGAGCCGCCCGACATCTTCGAGCCGGTCGAGCCGGCGCTGCCGGACCCCACGCCTCCGCCGAAGAGCACGGAGCAGCTGACGCTGTCGGCCTCGGGAGCGGGCGGTGACTACACCCTTCCGCCGGTCGGCAAGCTCAAGCCCGGTTCGATCGTCAAGCCGCGCACCAAGGCCAACGACATCGTCGTGAACGCCCTGTCGGAGGTGCTGGACCAGTTCGGCGTCGACGCCCAGGTCACCGGCTTCACCCGGGGGCCGACGATCACCCGGTACGAGATCGAGCTCGGCCCCGCGGTCAAGGTCGAGCGGATCACCGCGCTGACCAAGAACATCGCCTTGGCGGTCAAGAGCGCGGACGTGCGGATCATCTCGCCGATCCCCGGCAAGGCCGCGATCGGCGTCGAGATCCCCAACACCGACAAGGACATCGTCAGCCTCGGCGACACGCTGCGGTCGCCGGTCGCGGTCAACGACCACCACCCGATGATCGTCGGCCTCGGCAAGGACGTCGAGGGCCGTACGGTCGTGGCCAACCTCGCGAAGATGCCGCACATGCTCATCGCGGGTGCCACCGGCGCCGGCAAGTCCACCTGCATCAACGGGCTCATCACCTCGATCCTCATGCGGTCCACGCCGGACGAGGTACGCATGGTCCTGGTCGACCCCAAGCGCGTCGAGCTGACCTCCTACGCCGGCGTCCCGCACCTCATCACGCCGATCATCACCAACCCCAAGAAGGCGGCGGAGGCGCTGCAGTGGGTCGTGGGGGAGATGGACCGGCGCTACGACGACCTGGCGGCCTCCGGCTACCGGCACATCGACGACTTCAACAAGGGGGTGGTGGCGGGCAAGCTCACCGCCCCGCCCGGCAGCGAGCGGGTCTACCGGCCGTACCCCTACCTGCTCGTGATCGTGGACGAGCTGGCCGACCTGATGATGGTCGCCCCCCGCGACGTCGAGGACTCCATCGTCCGCATCACCCAGCTCGCCCGTGCCGCCGGCATCCACCTCGTGCTCGCCACCCAGCGCCCGAGCGTCGACGTCGTGACCGGCCTGATCAAGGCCAACGTCCCGTCCCGCCTGGCGTTCGCCACCTCCAGCCTCGCCGACAGCCGCGTGATCCTCGACCAGCCGGGCGCGGAAAAGCTGGTCGGCCAGGGTGACGCGCTCTTCCTGCCGATGGGCGCGAGCAAGCCGATGCGGCTGCAGAACGCCTTCGTGTCGGAAAAAGAGATCCACGACGTCGTCGAGCACTGCAAGAAGCAGGCCGAGCCGGACTACCGCGAGGACGTCGCCGCCGCCGAGCAGCGCAAGAAGGACATCGACGAGGACATCGGCGACGACCTGGACCTGCTCGTCCAGGCGACCGAGCTGATCGTCTCGACGCAGTTCGGGTCGACCTCGATGCTCCAGCGGAAACTCCGCGTCGGATTCGCCAAGGCGGGCCGTCTCATGGACCTTCTGGAGAGCCGTTCCATCGTCGGTCCCAGCGAAGGGTCGAAGGCACGTGATGTGTTGGTCAAACCCGACGATCTGCCGGGAGTGCTGGCATCGCTGCGCGGCGAGTAG
- a CDS encoding ribonuclease J — MSHPHPDLGSPPRLPAGGLRIVPLGGLGEIGRNMTVFEFEGRLLIVDCGVLFPESEQPGVDLILPDFDYIRERLDDVEGIVLTHGHEDHIGGVPYLLRERPDIPLIGSRLTLALIEAKLTEHRIKPITVQVREGETRTFGPFECEFLAVNHSIPDALAVAIRTPAGLVLATGDFKMDQLPLDNRLTDLGGFARLGAEGIDLLMSDSTNAEVPGFVTSERDIGIVLSDVLRIAKKRAIVACFASHVHRVQQVLDAAHVSGRKVCFVGRSMVRNMGVARDLGYLRVPAGILVEQKEIDDLPAEKVVLVCTGSQGEPMSALSRMAGRDHQIRIEQGDTVILASSLIPGNENAVNRVINGLTRWGAKVVHKGNALVHVSGHAPAGELLYVLNMTRPGNFMPIHGEWRHLSAHARLAALTGVPEDNIVIAEDGVVVDLVDGQASIVGAVRAGYVYVDGLSVGEITETSLKDRRILGDEGFVSVVIAIDSSTGKLLGGPEIHARGAGIESFDAVIPRLEEVLEAAAADGINDVHQLRQVVRRTAGRWVNESFGRRPMIVPVIVEL; from the coding sequence ATGAGTCATCCACATCCTGACCTGGGCTCGCCGCCCCGGCTGCCCGCGGGCGGCCTGCGCATCGTGCCGCTCGGCGGCTTGGGCGAGATCGGCCGCAACATGACGGTCTTCGAGTTCGAGGGGCGGCTGCTGATCGTGGACTGCGGGGTGCTCTTCCCCGAGTCCGAACAGCCCGGCGTGGACCTGATCCTGCCGGACTTCGACTACATACGAGAGCGCCTCGACGACGTCGAGGGCATCGTGTTGACCCATGGGCACGAAGACCACATCGGTGGGGTGCCCTACCTCCTCCGTGAGCGGCCCGACATCCCGCTGATCGGTTCACGGCTGACGCTGGCGCTGATCGAGGCCAAGCTCACCGAGCACCGGATCAAGCCGATCACCGTGCAGGTACGCGAGGGCGAGACGCGGACGTTCGGTCCTTTCGAGTGCGAGTTCCTCGCGGTCAACCACTCGATCCCGGACGCGCTCGCGGTCGCCATCCGCACGCCCGCCGGTCTCGTGCTGGCCACCGGCGACTTCAAGATGGACCAGCTGCCGCTGGACAACCGCCTCACCGACCTGGGCGGGTTCGCCCGGCTCGGCGCCGAGGGCATCGACCTGCTGATGTCGGACTCCACCAACGCCGAGGTCCCTGGGTTCGTCACCAGCGAGCGCGATATCGGCATCGTGCTGAGCGACGTGCTGCGGATCGCGAAGAAGCGCGCCATCGTCGCCTGCTTCGCCTCGCACGTGCACCGTGTCCAGCAGGTGCTCGACGCCGCGCACGTGAGCGGGCGCAAGGTCTGCTTCGTCGGCCGGTCGATGGTCCGCAACATGGGCGTCGCCCGCGACCTGGGCTATCTGCGCGTCCCCGCCGGGATCCTCGTCGAGCAGAAGGAGATCGACGACCTGCCCGCGGAGAAGGTCGTGCTGGTCTGCACCGGCTCGCAGGGCGAGCCGATGTCCGCCCTTTCGCGGATGGCGGGCCGTGACCACCAGATCCGCATCGAGCAGGGCGACACGGTGATCCTCGCCTCGTCGCTCATCCCGGGCAACGAGAACGCCGTCAACCGCGTGATCAACGGGCTGACCCGCTGGGGCGCGAAGGTCGTGCACAAGGGCAACGCGCTCGTGCACGTCTCCGGCCACGCGCCGGCCGGTGAGCTGCTCTACGTCCTGAACATGACCCGGCCGGGCAACTTCATGCCGATCCACGGCGAGTGGCGCCATCTCAGCGCGCACGCACGCCTGGCCGCGCTCACCGGGGTGCCCGAGGACAACATCGTGATCGCCGAGGACGGGGTCGTGGTCGACCTCGTCGACGGACAGGCCTCGATCGTCGGCGCGGTCCGCGCGGGATACGTGTACGTGGACGGGCTCTCGGTCGGCGAGATCACCGAGACCTCGCTCAAGGACCGGCGCATCCTCGGCGACGAGGGGTTCGTGTCCGTGGTCATCGCCATCGACTCCTCCACCGGCAAGCTGCTCGGCGGCCCGGAGATCCACGCGCGAGGGGCGGGCATCGAGAGCTTCGACGCCGTCATCCCGCGTCTGGAGGAGGTCCTGGAGGCGGCGGCCGCCGACGGGATCAACGATGTGCACCAGCTCCGCCAGGTCGTACGCCGCACGGCGGGGCGCTGGGTCAATGAGTCCTTCGGCCGCCGGCCGATGATCGTCCCGGTGATCGTCGAGCTCTGA